In one Ictalurus furcatus strain D&B chromosome 28, Billie_1.0, whole genome shotgun sequence genomic region, the following are encoded:
- the LOC128603720 gene encoding adapter molecule crk-like: protein MAGHFDAEDRDSWYWGPLNRKDAVSLLQGQRHGMFLVRDSTTSKGDYVLSVSENSKVSHYIINSASNNRQSGTGLAPSRFRIGDQEFDTLPGLLEFYKIHYLDTTTLIEPISARSKHASLIGPAPAGVPARQEEAEFVRALFDFPGNDDEDLPFRKGDVLRVLEKTEEQWWSAQNADGRKGLIPVPYVEKYRPASPTSVGGSPVGQVVSAVVDDNGALVPSKLDYAHPVVNTPLPNLQNGPVYARAIQKRVPNAYDKTALALEVGDLVMVTKINVNGQWEGECKGKKGHFPFTHVRLLDQQQPEEES from the exons ATGGCTGGTCATTTTGACGCCGAGGACCGTGATAGCTGGTACTGGGGACCTTTGAACCGTAAAGACGCTGTGTCGCTGCTGCAGGGCCAGAGGCACGGAATGTTCTTGGTCAGAGACTCGACTACTAGTAAGGGGGACTATGTGCTCTCCGTGTCGGAAAACTCCAAAGTCTCGCATTATATCATTAACAGCGCTAGCAACAACCGACAGTCTGGAACAG GTTTGGCTCCATCTCGATTCAGAATCGGTGACCAGGAATTCGACACACTCCCAGGCCTGCTGGAGTTCTACAAGATCCACTATCTGGACACCACAACGCTCATTGAACCCATTTCGGCACGTTCCAAGCACGCCAGCCTGATCGGACCGGCGCCCGCCGGTGTCCCAGCGAGGCAAGAAGAGGCCGAGTTCGTGCGCGCGCTCTTTGACTTCCCAGGCAACGACGACGAGGACCTTCCCTTCCGCAAAGGTGACGTGCTGCGTGTGCTCGAGAAGACCGAGGAGCAATGGTGGAGCGCTCAGAACGCCGATGGACGCAAAGGCTTGATCCCTGTGCCCTACGTAGAGAAATACAGACCTGCCTCGCCGACCTCTGTAGGTGGGAGTCCTGTAGGGCAGGTGGTGTCCGCCGTCGTGGATGACAATGGAGCTCTGGTTCCTAGCAAGCTGGACTACGCCCATCCTGTGGTCAACACGCCACTGCCCAACCTCCAGAACGGGCCTGTGTATGCCAGGGCAATCCAGAAGAGGGTACCCAATGCATATGACAAGACTGCCCTCGCACTCGAG gtggGCGACTTGGTGATGGTAACGAAGATCAACGTGAATGGCCAGTGGGAAGGCGAGTGCAAGGGCAAGAAAGGTCACTTTCCCTTCACACATGTCCGCCTGCTCGACCAGCAACAGCCTGAGGAAGAgagctga